In the genome of Acaryochloris sp. CCMEE 5410, the window TTAAGGCATCGGCAATGGCTCCACAGGCTGCCCGAGGTTCCCGCCAGGGTGACTCGCGGGTTTTACCATATACTCGTTGCCCGTCTTCACGTAATCGCCCCACATGGGTTTTGAGATCAATGGCGACCAACACCATAGATTCAGGGTTACCGGCATAAAGACGACGACGAAGGGATTCATCAATTTGATGAGCCACAGTGACATGGGCAAGGGTTGCCCCATTATCTGTTCCTCCGCCTGCGGGGAAAAAGGCTTCGAGTTTCAGCTCTCCAATTTCCGATAGGGTTGCAAAGCGAGAGGCGACAACATCTCGATATCGCTTTGTCGCTTCACCTTGGTGGATCCGATCACCACAATTGGTATAGGCCAAGGTTGTGACCACACTCGGTAAGCTTAAATCGGCACCGCACACATTGATATCCGTTTTGCTAGCTGCCGCAAACTGTAGTTCATCTCGGAGTAGCTGAAGACCATTGATCAGGGCATACCGATCGCTAACAATTTCATTGAGATAATTGTGATAGGCATTCCGTTCCATGCCAAAACTGGCGGACAGCTTCCAAAATGTTTCGAGGCGCTTTTGGGCAGAACTTGAATCAAATGGAATAGACATTAATGATTAATGGGCCGTATTCACAGACATTGACGCCTTAATATTGTGGACAAATCTGCTGTTTGCTCCGCTTGTCTTAGTAGGACTTAACATCTACATGCTATCTCGGGCAAAAAACGTCTCTTACCATCATCCTGGGAAAGCCAAGAATTGGGATTTGAGTGGTCTACTCCAGGTTTGTCGACAGGATGGGAAACCTAGGCAAATCCCCTGAAAAGTTGGAGCGATAAATGTGATAGATACTTGTCCTTTTTGTGCGATCGCACAAGGTGATGCGCCCGTCAGCACCGTCTACGAAGATGAAGCAGTGATGGCCTTTATCCCATTACATCCGGTCTATCCAGGGGCCTGTTTGGTCATTCCTAAAGCTCATATTGACCATTTCACCGACATCCCAGATCCTTTAGCTGCGAAAGTGATTGTGGTCGCCCAACAGGTGGGTCGGAAGATCATGACGGTTTACAAGCCATTGCGGATAGGCATGTTAGTGCATGGCTTTACCGTCGCCCATGCTCATCTGCATCTCATTCCCCAATATGGTCCGCTAGACATCATGCATAAACACTATGCCTACTGTGAGGATGGAAATGTCAAATTCGGTGATAAAGATATTCCCACCCCATCCCGCCAAGAACTAGATCAAATGGCATCCACTTTAAAGCTCTAAAAGCAGGGTTACCTACAAAAAAATCTGCTAGTTCTAGGAACTAGCAGATTATGAATTTTTAGAAAAGTGGTGAAGGTTTATGCGGGAGCATTACCTGTATCACGAGCAATAACAGCAGGGATATCTTCAAACTTGAAGCCCATTGCTTTCAAGGTGTGATAGAGGTGACCTTGCAACATATAGAAAGCTAGGTAGTAAGTAATATTTGCCAACCAAGCACGGGATGTGTAGAAACCATCTGCGAGATCAGCTGTGTCCTTAAAGTAAGGAGCAATACCAAACTTCACTTCCAGTGCAGGACCAAAGAACTCTACAGGATAAACAAGAGTATTCACTGCACAGAAATAAGCGGAGATGAATCCCATGAGGGCGAGGCCACCAATGGCAGTACCTAAGAGACCATCAGGAGAGTAAGTATACTTGTTGACGACCTTGGACCAAGGCAAAGGAGCAACATTGATGTGGAAAATACCACCAGCAATATCGACTAAACCAATAAACAAATGTCCAGAAGCTAAGTCTTCTAAGTTATCGACAAAGAAGCAGTTATAGCCAGGTGTAAACCAGCCATACTTTAGAACCACATCGCCGATTGTAGATCCAGGTGCAGCAACAGTACGAACTTCACCAATCGTGGGGTCATAGATACCGTGGAACTTGATCCACAGAACGAATAGCAAAGCACCCGTGCCAATCAACACGAGGTGATGACCAAGGATATAACCGAGTTTCTTAGGATCATCCCAAGAGAACGCAAATTGGTCAGTATTGCCACGTCCACCATCAGCCAATACAGCGGGGCCGATTTTCGCATGGAAGTATGCACCTCCAAACAGAACGAAGCTGGACACCATATGAATGGCACCGATTTGGGTAAAAACGAAGGTATTAGTGACAACACCACCTGAACCAACACCAAAACCCAAAGCAGCCAAGTGAGGGATTAAAACTAATCCTTGGTCAAACATTGGGAGGCTTGTATCAAAGGCTTGGTTCTCAGAAAAAGTGTTGAGCCCAACCCAGAAAACAATCAGTGCAATCTGAGCAATATGAGCAGCCAACCATTTGCCTTGAACCGCAGGATCTTCGAGGCGGCTATTGCCCGAATACCAGGGATATTCAGGAGCAGTATCGACTTTTGTTGCCATTTTCTTTATTCCAAAAGGATAATGTTTTGAGGAAAAACGACTCTATAAAATTTCGCCTGATAAAATTTATGTCACAGGAAAATGCAAGTATCTTAAACAGGCGGATGAAATAATGTTACGATGCCGCGCACTGTACAACAAG includes:
- a CDS encoding chlorophyll a/b binding light-harvesting protein; this encodes MATKVDTAPEYPWYSGNSRLEDPAVQGKWLAAHIAQIALIVFWVGLNTFSENQAFDTSLPMFDQGLVLIPHLAALGFGVGSGGVVTNTFVFTQIGAIHMVSSFVLFGGAYFHAKIGPAVLADGGRGNTDQFAFSWDDPKKLGYILGHHLVLIGTGALLFVLWIKFHGIYDPTIGEVRTVAAPGSTIGDVVLKYGWFTPGYNCFFVDNLEDLASGHLFIGLVDIAGGIFHINVAPLPWSKVVNKYTYSPDGLLGTAIGGLALMGFISAYFCAVNTLVYPVEFFGPALEVKFGIAPYFKDTADLADGFYTSRAWLANITYYLAFYMLQGHLYHTLKAMGFKFEDIPAVIARDTGNAPA
- a CDS encoding HIT family protein yields the protein MIDTCPFCAIAQGDAPVSTVYEDEAVMAFIPLHPVYPGACLVIPKAHIDHFTDIPDPLAAKVIVVAQQVGRKIMTVYKPLRIGMLVHGFTVAHAHLHLIPQYGPLDIMHKHYAYCEDGNVKFGDKDIPTPSRQELDQMASTLKL